From the genome of Aerococcus urinaehominis:
CATCTAATTTGACTAAGACAGCTGCTGGCAGGCTAATATACATGACAATTTTAGAAATGGCATCAAAATCACGTTCTCTATTTAAAAGGTCCAGCTGGGTCAACAGATTAGCCAAGGCAATAATGGCAAGCAAAATAAGGACATGGTATAGGGTTGCTAGCACAAGCATTCCTCCTTTTATCTAGGTTGGCTTCAAGTCTATTGTAACGATTATCTGATTAAAAAAGAAGCGCAAGACTTGTCTTAAACTAAAATCAGAATATTCATTTAGAGATAGTATATATAAAGGTCTAAATCCATATAGATAAAATTAAAAGGCTGGGACCTAGTCCCAGCCTTTATTCATAACCTTAGCTATGCTTATCAATAATAAGACGAATCCGGCGGCCATTCTCAGCCCGGATTGAATAAATAATTGTCCGGATTGCATTAATAACCCGACCGTTTCTGCCAATCACCCGGCCCATGTCATCAGGATGGACAAGCAAATGGTACTCAAGAAAATCATCACTATCTTGAATATTGAGTGTCAAATCCTCTGGATGGTCAACCAGTGGTTGGACGATAGTTAATAGTAATTCGTCAATATTAGGCATATAGGTCACCCTTATTTAGCTTGTTTAGACTCGTGGAAAGCTTTCATGATGCCTTGACGAGACAAGATGTTACGCACGGTATCAGTTGGTTGCGCACCGTCTTTTAACCATTTTAAAGCTAATTCTTCATCGATTACAACTTCAGCTGGCTCAGCAACTGGGTTGTAAGTACCAATTTTTTCGATGATACGGCCATCACGAGGTGCCCGCGCGTCTGCTGCTACAATACGGTAGAATGGGTTACGTTTAGAGCCCATACGTTTTAAACGAAGTTTTACTGCCATGAGTTTAATTCCTCCTAAATTTCATTTTTCTAATACTCACATTTGTATACTATAACAAGTTTAACTTATCCCGTCAAGTATTTTTTCTTTACACTCAATATTTCGCCCGGCCCCTGGTAAAAATATTAATAAAGCTAAAGATAAAGAGGCCGACGACACCGATTAGGTAGGCAACCAAACCGCGACTCGCATTGGCCAAACTAATACCAGCAAAAGTTTGGTAGAGATTTGCTGGGACATACTGACCCAACTGGTTTAAAACCACAGATAAGAGGCCGACGAATATGACAATACCTAGTAGGTTTAAAAAGTTCACTAAAAAATTAGTTTTTCTCAGACCCAGCCAGGTACACACCAGGCTGAGTAGTGGCCAAACAACCACTAGACTAGCCGATAATCTTAGCAGGCTAGCCAGTACACCCAAACCAGCTGATAGACTAGTACTGGCCACTAGACCAGTTAGGAGCGCTTGGTCTATATAGTTAGCTGGCAATAAAATTAAGCCACGGAGACTAAAGTCACCAATAAATTGACCAGCTAGCACGCCATAAAGGTTAATAGCAGCCAATATAGTTAACAGTCCTTTCAAAAAGAAGTTGCCTTTAGCCCGCCTTGGCTTGGCTGGCTGGTAGACTGACTTCACTGCCGGACCACTAACTCGCTCCCTACTTTGACGCCGAACCTTAGGCCAAGTCGGCAAAGGAATACGGCTCATAATTTCTTGGTTGAGGGCAGTATTTTGCCCTTCATTATTAACTGCCACAACATAAATGATAATCAAGCCGATGATCAAGGCCACAATCCCTAGCCAGGTAGACAAGAGGGCACAGAGAAAAATCATCAAGTAAACAATATGGACAAAGGCCAAGTTATTTTTAATATAGTTGAAAAAATAATGACCATTCTCTTGGTTGAAGCGGTAAGAGCTTGTCTCATTGTTAGCAGCAGTGGTTTGCTTAGTAGGCTGACTTTTATGATGACGGCGGCTCATCCGTGTCTGCCCCGCCACCTCTTCTGGCTGGCTTGGTTCAAAATCAACCGGAATCGTTGGGTCAGTCTGGTCCACTTCAGTAGCTGTAATTTGATAGCCACAATAAGGACAGCTCGTCACCTGAGGACTTAAGGGCTGACCACATTGGGGACAAAAAATAGTTTTAGTCATCCAACCCCCTACTTTCTAATTATTTTTTGCGGCCACCACGACGGCGGGCCTTCTTCATTTGCCGGGCTAGTTTTTGGGCCTGGATTTGGTCACGCTTGTTACCAGGCATTTGACCACCCCGCATGCCACCACCCATACCACCAAACATGTTGCCTAAGCCGCCCAGGTTACCATTAGTTAAGTTAGACATCATTTCCCGGGTCTGGTTAAATTGCTTGATTAAACGATTAACCTCTTGGATTGAAGTTGCAGACCCCTTGGCAATCCGTTTGCGACGAGACTGGTTAATCTCATCTGGATTTTCCCTTTCATAATTAGTCATCGATTGAATAATGGCTTTAACACGAGCTGTTTCCTTAGGGTCAACCTTTAATTGATCCAAACCAGGCAACTTATTCATACCAGGAATCAACTTAATTAAATCTTCCAAAGGCCCCATCTTGTTCATTTGATCCATTTGTTTGAGGAAGTCATTGAAGTCAAAGGTATTGGCTCGCATTTTCTCTGCGACGCGCTCAGCTTCCTGC
Proteins encoded in this window:
- a CDS encoding KH domain-containing protein — its product is MPNIDELLLTIVQPLVDHPEDLTLNIQDSDDFLEYHLLVHPDDMGRVIGRNGRVINAIRTIIYSIRAENGRRIRLIIDKHS
- the rpsP gene encoding 30S ribosomal protein S16, with the translated sequence MAVKLRLKRMGSKRNPFYRIVAADARAPRDGRIIEKIGTYNPVAEPAEVVIDEELALKWLKDGAQPTDTVRNILSRQGIMKAFHESKQAK
- a CDS encoding zinc ribbon domain-containing protein is translated as MTKTIFCPQCGQPLSPQVTSCPYCGYQITATEVDQTDPTIPVDFEPSQPEEVAGQTRMSRRHHKSQPTKQTTAANNETSSYRFNQENGHYFFNYIKNNLAFVHIVYLMIFLCALLSTWLGIVALIIGLIIIYVVAVNNEGQNTALNQEIMSRIPLPTWPKVRRQSRERVSGPAVKSVYQPAKPRRAKGNFFLKGLLTILAAINLYGVLAGQFIGDFSLRGLILLPANYIDQALLTGLVASTSLSAGLGVLASLLRLSASLVVVWPLLSLVCTWLGLRKTNFLVNFLNLLGIVIFVGLLSVVLNQLGQYVPANLYQTFAGISLANASRGLVAYLIGVVGLFIFSFINIFTRGRAKY